Proteins from one Cellulosilyticum lentocellum DSM 5427 genomic window:
- a CDS encoding M14 family metallopeptidase, whose protein sequence is MSYISKGLVYLENQMYSYLIMLQQLKALENQYPFLKVQMIGKSVMERPLYLIHLGNGKRKIHINGSHHANEWVTSFIVMKSVEKLCEEVRIGQVKLEQINFDFVPMVNPDGVELSLYGLQSIIYTKQKEKLLKMNEGFDNFSRWKANIRGVDLNRNYDADFASYKKNSEKKGPSYAYYAGMTPESEPESKALAMLTRKRLYDMVLAYHTQGEVIYWNYGNVEVPTAKEYAIMFSEASGYLLDEPEEAASSGGYKDWFIATYKKPGFTIECGIGENPISVSQAESIIRRTWPIIKCAQKDIREGVI, encoded by the coding sequence ATGTCATATATTTCCAAAGGTCTTGTTTATTTAGAAAATCAAATGTATAGTTATCTAATCATGTTACAGCAATTAAAAGCACTTGAAAATCAGTATCCCTTTTTAAAAGTACAAATGATAGGTAAAAGTGTTATGGAACGTCCCCTTTATCTTATTCACTTAGGTAATGGAAAACGAAAAATACATATCAATGGTAGTCATCATGCCAATGAATGGGTAACTAGTTTTATTGTAATGAAATCCGTAGAAAAGCTTTGTGAAGAAGTAAGGATTGGACAAGTAAAACTAGAACAAATCAATTTTGACTTTGTTCCAATGGTTAATCCTGATGGCGTTGAACTTTCTTTATATGGTCTACAGTCCATTATTTATACTAAGCAAAAAGAAAAATTATTAAAAATGAATGAGGGGTTTGATAATTTTTCAAGATGGAAAGCTAATATACGTGGGGTAGACTTAAATCGAAATTATGATGCAGATTTTGCAAGCTATAAGAAAAATAGTGAAAAAAAAGGACCAAGCTATGCGTATTATGCTGGTATGACACCCGAGAGTGAACCAGAAAGTAAGGCTTTAGCAATGCTCACCAGAAAACGATTATATGATATGGTCTTAGCTTATCATACTCAAGGAGAAGTGATCTATTGGAATTATGGGAATGTTGAGGTGCCAACAGCTAAGGAATATGCTATAATGTTTTCCGAAGCAAGTGGCTATTTACTAGATGAACCAGAAGAAGCGGCATCATCTGGTGGATATAAAGATTGGTTTATAGCGACTTATAAAAAACCTGGCTTTACAATTGAATGTGGTATAGGAGAAAATCCCATTTCAGTTAGTCAGGCAGAAAGTATCATAAGACGTACATGGCCTATTATCAAATGTGCGCAAAAGGACATAAGAGAAGGAGTCATTTGA
- the tyrS gene encoding tyrosine--tRNA ligase, whose amino-acid sequence MNVLDILMERGFIEQMTHEKEIRELLEKEKVTFYIGFDPTADSLHVGHFVTVMAMSHMQKAGHRPIALFGGGTAMVGDPTGKTDMRKMMTTEIIDHNVACFKKQMSRFISFENDEAIMVDNGDWLRNLNYIDFLREVGVHFSVNRMLTAECFKQRLEKGLSFLEFNYMLMQSYDFLELYRRFNCKLQLGGNDQWSNILGGVELVRRLHGDQSFGMTFSLLTNSEGKKMGKTEKGAVWLDPEKTSPYEFYQYWRNVADTDVKRCLSLLTFIPMDEINSLTAVEGSAINKAKERLAFEVTKIVHGEEEALKADTAAKALFLGGAHGGSIPTTEINTADFETGMDILSLLQETKLVPSRSEGRRLVTQNGIKLDGVAITDPNSLITLDYFKDNELMIQKGKKVFHKVILK is encoded by the coding sequence ATGAATGTATTAGACATTTTAATGGAACGTGGGTTTATTGAACAAATGACTCATGAAAAAGAAATTAGAGAGCTTTTAGAAAAGGAAAAAGTTACTTTTTATATAGGTTTTGATCCTACCGCTGACAGTCTTCACGTAGGTCACTTTGTAACCGTTATGGCTATGAGCCATATGCAAAAAGCCGGTCATAGGCCTATTGCTCTTTTTGGTGGTGGAACTGCTATGGTTGGTGACCCTACCGGAAAAACAGATATGCGTAAAATGATGACAACAGAAATAATTGACCATAATGTTGCATGTTTCAAAAAGCAAATGTCACGTTTTATTTCCTTTGAAAATGATGAAGCGATTATGGTTGATAATGGAGATTGGCTACGTAACCTCAACTATATTGATTTTTTAAGAGAGGTTGGTGTACATTTTTCTGTTAATCGCATGCTTACTGCTGAATGTTTTAAACAACGTCTTGAAAAAGGATTATCATTCCTTGAATTTAACTATATGCTTATGCAGTCTTATGACTTTTTAGAACTCTATCGTCGTTTTAATTGTAAGTTGCAATTGGGTGGCAATGATCAATGGTCTAATATACTAGGTGGTGTGGAATTAGTTAGAAGACTTCATGGAGACCAATCCTTTGGTATGACTTTCTCACTATTAACTAATAGTGAAGGTAAAAAAATGGGTAAAACAGAAAAGGGTGCTGTTTGGCTAGATCCTGAAAAAACATCTCCTTATGAGTTTTATCAATACTGGAGAAATGTAGCTGATACTGATGTTAAGCGCTGCCTATCTCTTTTAACTTTTATTCCTATGGATGAAATTAATAGCTTAACAGCTGTAGAAGGTTCTGCAATCAATAAAGCTAAAGAACGTCTTGCTTTTGAAGTTACTAAAATTGTACATGGTGAAGAAGAGGCTCTCAAAGCTGATACAGCCGCAAAAGCTCTTTTCTTAGGTGGTGCTCATGGTGGTTCTATTCCTACTACAGAAATAAATACCGCCGACTTCGAAACAGGTATGGATATTCTTTCTTTATTACAAGAAACAAAGCTTGTTCCTTCTCGTTCTGAAGGTCGTCGTTTAGTCACTCAAAATGGTATCAAACTAGATGGTGTGGCAATAACAGATCCTAATAGCCTCATAACTTTAGACTACTTTAAAGATAATGAATTAATGATTCAAAAAGGCAAAAAAGTATTCCATAAAGTTATTTTAAAATAA
- a CDS encoding AI-2E family transporter produces MKIEKNNRYFTIAAYAVGACLVTVIGILAVLHFKEVWAAICKVFGLIYWLLKPLILGFVIAYLLDPIVEFYENRCHKIKGKELFHSKKDQAESDLNHPKRWHMRTVPTLFTFLTVIMVLGLFILIIVMNIEAIAGNFSLLGIKESINRYLAYFENMLEGVNRFTNEMGILRGQEGIVQKVYSAINDFVLRLSNQFLNSLTTIGLNTMNLLLAFVIAFYLLQDKQRCIAVVKKASYTLLKPKIYRHTMVLCHDIDYVFSGYIRGQIIDAMIVAVLTSLALTVIQLDFAIIIGVIAGIFNLIPYFGPIVGFILAIIIGILDPNPMKAVYGAIAILIIQQIDGWIIVPKVVGECVKLHPVIVLLAILIGGNLFGLMGMLIGVPVAAFIRLVLLRYVTELFPDGEEVLEEEIASQAKEEIKEK; encoded by the coding sequence ATGAAAATCGAAAAAAATAATCGCTATTTTACAATAGCGGCATATGCTGTAGGAGCATGTCTAGTAACCGTCATTGGTATATTAGCCGTACTTCATTTTAAGGAGGTATGGGCTGCTATTTGTAAAGTATTTGGGCTTATTTATTGGTTATTAAAACCGCTTATTTTGGGGTTTGTTATTGCTTACCTTTTGGATCCGATTGTGGAGTTTTATGAAAATAGATGCCATAAGATAAAAGGAAAAGAACTATTTCATAGTAAGAAAGACCAAGCCGAAAGTGATTTAAATCATCCAAAGCGTTGGCATATGAGAACTGTGCCAACGCTTTTTACATTTTTAACAGTTATTATGGTATTAGGTTTGTTCATTTTAATCATAGTAATGAATATAGAAGCTATTGCAGGCAACTTTTCCTTGCTTGGAATCAAAGAAAGTATCAATCGCTATTTAGCTTATTTTGAAAATATGCTAGAGGGCGTCAATCGGTTTACGAATGAAATGGGGATTTTGAGAGGACAAGAAGGAATTGTGCAGAAGGTTTATAGTGCTATTAATGATTTTGTTTTAAGATTGTCTAACCAATTTCTAAACTCCTTAACCACCATAGGATTAAATACTATGAATCTTTTGTTAGCTTTCGTTATAGCTTTTTATTTGCTTCAAGATAAACAGCGTTGCATTGCTGTAGTTAAAAAAGCCAGCTACACACTGTTAAAACCTAAAATTTATAGACATACTATGGTACTTTGTCATGACATTGACTATGTTTTTTCAGGATATATTAGAGGGCAAATTATTGATGCAATGATTGTAGCTGTATTAACAAGCTTGGCTTTAACAGTTATTCAGCTGGACTTTGCTATTATTATTGGTGTTATTGCAGGCATATTCAATTTGATTCCTTATTTTGGACCTATTGTAGGTTTTATTTTAGCCATCATTATTGGCATTCTAGATCCTAATCCAATGAAAGCTGTTTATGGAGCAATAGCTATTTTGATCATTCAGCAAATAGATGGATGGATTATTGTCCCTAAAGTAGTAGGAGAGTGTGTCAAACTTCACCCGGTTATTGTATTATTAGCGATTTTAATTGGTGGTAATTTATTTGGTTTAATGGGAATGCTTATTGGTGTACCAGTGGCAGCTTTCATTAGATTAGTTTTACTCAGATACGTAACAGAACTGTTTCCAGATGGAGAAGAAGTACTAGAGGAGGAAATAGCCTCTCAGGCCAAAGAAGAAATAAAAGAGAAATAA
- a CDS encoding alpha-amylase family glycosyl hydrolase, which produces MYGSSVGQSVIGCHFTEMRTHLGVYTTIASKMLLEIYEEARSIVPITKVIMDAATYQKDNVFSIQIEGLKEGMAYVWRIVHEDYSYSPSIMDPYAKGTFFFQGEWRNIIKKTNRYHLPKPQIPWEETILYEMHVGHFTMNNKTLSNEKRGTFIGLMQQLPYLKQLGVTTLELLPIFKWNAYTLKNRNPQTGELLEDVWGYNPVGFFCVDERFSVSKESSKAIDEFKLLVEKAHEEGLEIILDVVYNHTGEGGEDGTAFHFKYLAPKVYYKYNDKGQFLNCSGTGNTLNTNHSIVKKFIIDSLVYWSEEVGVDGFRFDLASILGQDECGRWIKTSLLNEIAEHPLLGKVKLISESWDAKGSYDVGRMPYPFREWSDYFRDTMRQFVKGDQGKIKALADCIQGKEVYFTDLTKGTSHMIHFITAHDGFTMWDLLSYNDKHNEANGEGNRDGHNANYSYNWGVEGTTEDTNILEARKRGMRNLMCLLILAQGVPMLLMGDEIGRTQGGNNNAFCQNNESVWMDWERVTTFKSQYLFVQRLIALRKSLDYFKTADKNNYKISWHGIRYNQPDWSYYSKSIACFIEGDQSLFLVANSHYESLRFEMPPSNKKWCRVIDTAYKEIEDIINEEIIEETNYEVKPYSICFFKEINHKKIG; this is translated from the coding sequence ATGTATGGTTCATCTGTAGGGCAATCCGTAATAGGATGTCATTTTACAGAAATGAGGACTCATTTAGGTGTCTATACGACGATAGCTTCAAAAATGCTTTTAGAAATATACGAGGAAGCACGAAGTATTGTACCTATTACTAAAGTTATTATGGATGCGGCAACCTATCAAAAGGATAATGTTTTTAGTATACAGATAGAGGGTTTAAAAGAAGGAATGGCTTATGTATGGCGTATCGTTCACGAAGATTATTCATATTCTCCGTCTATTATGGATCCGTATGCTAAAGGAACATTCTTTTTTCAAGGAGAGTGGCGAAATATCATAAAGAAAACTAATAGGTATCATCTCCCTAAACCGCAGATTCCATGGGAAGAAACTATTCTTTATGAAATGCATGTAGGACATTTTACGATGAATAATAAGACACTTTCTAACGAAAAAAGAGGGACATTTATAGGCTTAATGCAACAGTTACCATATTTAAAACAATTAGGTGTAACGACGTTAGAGCTTTTGCCCATTTTTAAGTGGAATGCCTATACTTTAAAAAATAGAAATCCACAGACAGGGGAACTCCTAGAGGATGTATGGGGCTATAATCCAGTAGGTTTTTTTTGTGTAGATGAGAGGTTTAGTGTAAGTAAAGAGAGTTCAAAAGCTATTGATGAATTTAAACTTTTAGTAGAAAAAGCTCATGAAGAGGGCCTAGAGATTATATTAGATGTAGTATATAATCATACAGGTGAAGGTGGGGAAGACGGAACAGCTTTTCATTTTAAATACCTCGCTCCTAAAGTCTACTACAAGTACAATGATAAAGGGCAATTTTTAAATTGTTCAGGAACAGGAAATACTTTAAATACGAATCATAGCATCGTAAAAAAATTCATTATAGATAGTTTAGTTTATTGGAGTGAGGAAGTCGGTGTAGATGGCTTTCGTTTCGATTTAGCTTCTATTTTAGGTCAGGATGAATGTGGTAGATGGATTAAGACATCGTTGCTTAATGAGATTGCTGAGCATCCCTTACTCGGAAAAGTTAAACTTATTAGTGAAAGTTGGGATGCAAAAGGGAGTTATGATGTAGGAAGAATGCCTTATCCTTTTAGAGAGTGGAGTGACTACTTTAGAGATACCATGAGACAATTTGTGAAAGGTGACCAAGGAAAGATAAAAGCCTTGGCTGATTGTATTCAGGGAAAAGAAGTCTATTTTACAGATCTAACGAAAGGGACTTCTCATATGATTCATTTCATTACAGCTCATGATGGCTTTACTATGTGGGATTTGTTATCTTATAATGATAAGCATAATGAAGCTAATGGGGAAGGAAATAGAGATGGACACAATGCTAACTATAGTTACAACTGGGGAGTGGAAGGAACGACAGAAGATACCAATATTTTAGAAGCCAGAAAACGGGGGATGCGCAACTTAATGTGCTTACTTATTCTTGCCCAAGGGGTACCTATGCTTCTTATGGGAGATGAAATAGGACGCACACAAGGAGGTAATAATAATGCTTTTTGTCAAAATAATGAATCTGTTTGGATGGATTGGGAAAGAGTAACAACGTTTAAATCGCAGTATTTATTTGTCCAAAGATTAATTGCGCTCAGAAAAAGTCTAGACTATTTTAAAACAGCTGATAAAAATAACTATAAAATAAGTTGGCACGGTATACGGTATAATCAGCCGGATTGGTCTTATTACTCAAAGAGTATTGCTTGTTTTATTGAAGGAGATCAAAGTTTATTTTTAGTGGCAAATAGCCACTATGAAAGTTTAAGATTTGAAATGCCTCCTTCTAATAAGAAGTGGTGCCGTGTGATTGATACAGCTTATAAGGAAATAGAAGATATTATTAATGAAGAAATAATAGAAGAAACAAATTATGAGGTCAAGCCGTATAGTATTTGTTTTTTTAAAGAAATAAATCATAAAAAGATAGGATAG
- a CDS encoding metallophosphoesterase, whose amino-acid sequence MKIFAIGDLHLSFNANKPMNIFGAGWENHYKRIEKNWRKNISYEDVVLIPGDISWAMRFQQAQVDLDWLEALPGKKICIKGNHDYWWDRPKKLNEYYKQIVFLQNTAYRIGEVAICGTRGWISPNTSSFTEEDSRIYERELMRLDLSLKAAKEAKEIWVMLHYPPTTQQEHTSSLIEKLTGYPVTKVIYGHLHDEISWGQSLRGVYDGITYELVSADYLQFDPLYLGEV is encoded by the coding sequence ATGAAGATATTTGCTATTGGTGATTTACATTTAAGCTTTAACGCTAATAAGCCTATGAACATATTTGGTGCTGGGTGGGAAAATCATTACAAGCGCATAGAAAAGAATTGGAGAAAGAATATTAGTTATGAAGATGTGGTGCTTATTCCTGGAGATATATCTTGGGCAATGCGTTTTCAACAAGCACAAGTCGATTTAGATTGGTTAGAAGCGCTTCCGGGCAAAAAGATCTGTATTAAAGGAAACCATGATTATTGGTGGGATCGACCTAAAAAGCTGAATGAGTACTATAAACAAATTGTTTTTTTGCAAAATACAGCTTATCGAATAGGAGAGGTAGCTATTTGTGGGACAAGAGGATGGATTAGTCCTAATACATCCTCATTTACAGAGGAAGATTCAAGAATATATGAACGAGAACTAATGAGATTAGATCTTTCTCTTAAAGCAGCAAAAGAGGCAAAGGAAATATGGGTGATGCTTCACTATCCACCAACTACTCAGCAGGAGCATACCTCCTCTTTAATAGAGAAATTAACCGGTTACCCCGTAACCAAAGTGATTTATGGTCACTTGCATGATGAAATTTCTTGGGGACAAAGTCTAAGAGGTGTGTATGATGGAATTACTTATGAGCTTGTATCGGCTGATTATTTGCAATTTGATCCACTTTATTTAGGAGAAGTATAA
- a CDS encoding RsmF rRNA methyltransferase first C-terminal domain-containing protein, producing the protein MKLPETFTVKMKALLKDEYEDYLASYHLPQYQGIRINTLKVDLEQWETINPFATLKEVPWCKEGFYYDKEEKPTKHPYYYAGLYYIQEPSAMSPGAYLPIVPGDRVLDLCAAPGGKSTQIAARMEGKGVLVSNDISASRAKALLKNLENFGARQAIVTSETSEKLASKWPGYFDKILIDAPCSGEGMFRKNETAVKSWENYGVDYCMRLQETILEDAATMLKPDGMLLYSTCTFSPEENEGMIGAFLKKHSDFKVVPLLPVGGIQEGKPEWIDAPASLKGALRLWPHHIEGEGHFVCLLKRENKNHELSYKPQLYKRLKDYSEAYAFLKEQTYLPEDLPVVEIKGKLYQVPSDNPPLMGIRVIRCGVLLGEIKNKRFDPGHALVLAYGKEMFKNTICYKSTDEEVIRYLKGETLLHEAHKGYHVICVDDQPLGWVKAQDGRLKNQYPATWRMV; encoded by the coding sequence ATGAAGTTACCAGAAACTTTTACAGTAAAGATGAAAGCGTTGTTAAAAGATGAATATGAGGATTATTTAGCTTCTTATCATTTACCTCAATATCAGGGGATTCGTATTAATACATTAAAGGTAGATTTAGAACAATGGGAAACAATAAATCCCTTTGCAACTTTAAAAGAAGTCCCATGGTGTAAAGAAGGTTTTTACTATGACAAGGAAGAGAAACCGACTAAACATCCATACTATTATGCTGGCCTTTATTATATACAAGAACCAAGTGCTATGTCACCAGGCGCTTATTTACCAATTGTTCCTGGAGATCGTGTACTTGATTTATGTGCAGCACCAGGAGGAAAGAGTACACAAATAGCAGCACGTATGGAAGGGAAAGGCGTATTGGTATCTAATGATATCAGTGCTTCAAGAGCGAAAGCGCTTTTGAAGAATCTAGAAAACTTTGGTGCTAGGCAAGCTATTGTTACGAGTGAAACCTCTGAGAAACTTGCTAGTAAGTGGCCAGGTTATTTTGATAAGATCTTAATTGATGCCCCCTGTTCAGGAGAAGGTATGTTTAGAAAGAATGAAACTGCAGTTAAAAGTTGGGAGAATTATGGTGTTGATTATTGTATGAGGCTTCAAGAAACTATTTTAGAAGATGCCGCTACTATGTTAAAACCTGATGGTATGTTATTATACTCTACGTGTACTTTTTCACCTGAAGAAAATGAAGGGATGATTGGTGCGTTTTTAAAAAAGCATTCAGATTTTAAGGTAGTGCCGTTATTGCCTGTAGGAGGAATACAAGAAGGTAAACCTGAGTGGATAGATGCTCCAGCTAGTTTAAAGGGAGCATTAAGATTATGGCCTCATCATATAGAAGGTGAAGGACATTTCGTTTGTTTATTAAAGCGTGAAAATAAAAATCATGAATTATCATATAAACCACAGCTTTATAAAAGATTAAAGGATTATTCTGAAGCGTACGCCTTTTTAAAGGAACAAACCTATTTACCTGAGGATTTACCTGTTGTAGAAATTAAGGGAAAATTATACCAAGTCCCATCAGACAATCCACCTTTAATGGGTATTCGTGTGATTAGATGTGGGGTATTACTGGGTGAAATTAAAAATAAGCGTTTTGATCCAGGGCATGCCTTAGTGTTAGCTTATGGAAAAGAAATGTTTAAAAATACTATTTGTTATAAAAGTACAGACGAAGAAGTTATACGTTATTTAAAAGGAGAAACGCTTTTACATGAGGCACATAAAGGGTATCATGTTATTTGTGTAGATGATCAGCCTTTAGGATGGGTAAAGGCTCAAGACGGAAGGCTCAAAAATCAATATCCAGCAACTTGGAGAATGGTATAG
- a CDS encoding DUF378 domain-containing protein, whose protein sequence is MKSRTWDYIAITLIIIGAINWGLIGFFQFDLVAFIFGGMSSWVSRVIYAVIGIAGLYCLTLYGRVYDQPYSNN, encoded by the coding sequence ATGAAATCTAGAACTTGGGATTATATTGCAATTACACTTATTATCATCGGTGCAATTAACTGGGGACTTATTGGCTTTTTCCAATTTGACTTAGTAGCATTTATCTTCGGTGGTATGAGTTCATGGGTAAGTAGAGTTATTTATGCGGTAATTGGTATCGCAGGTCTTTACTGTCTTACACTTTATGGACGTGTTTACGATCAACCTTATTCCAATAATTAA
- a CDS encoding TIGR01212 family radical SAM protein (This family includes YhcC from E. coli K-12, an uncharacterized radical SAM protein.): MEVYYKYSTYLKEKYGDKVYKIPIHLPVTCPNRDGAVAYGGCTFCGDVGAGYEMRSSKESVAEQLEKNIEKIKNKYKARYFIPYLQNYSNTYMPLDTFKKVLGELNHPDSVGISVSTRPDCINKAYLDALHEWATTYKKEVCIELGLQTINYHTLKIINRGHSLAEYLDAIMQIKAYPFTLCTHIIVDLPWDTMEDVIETAKCMSALKSDYVKLHALYIVKNTVLGAAYEKGELELIDLESYKERVITFLRYLSPDIVVQRIIGRAPEEHTLYANWNTSWWKIHDDVVATMEKHGYKQGDLCNYLNGKALKRFNSCLSL, encoded by the coding sequence TTGGAAGTTTACTATAAATATTCAACTTATTTAAAAGAAAAGTATGGAGATAAGGTTTATAAAATCCCAATCCATTTACCAGTTACTTGCCCTAATCGTGATGGAGCAGTGGCTTATGGGGGATGTACTTTTTGCGGAGACGTAGGTGCCGGATATGAAATGCGTAGTAGTAAAGAAAGTGTTGCAGAGCAGTTAGAAAAAAACATTGAAAAAATTAAAAATAAATATAAGGCAAGATATTTTATTCCTTATTTACAAAACTACAGTAATACGTATATGCCTCTTGACACTTTTAAAAAGGTATTAGGAGAACTTAATCATCCAGATAGTGTAGGTATTTCAGTATCAACAAGACCTGACTGTATTAATAAGGCTTATTTAGATGCATTACATGAGTGGGCCACTACCTATAAGAAGGAAGTATGTATAGAGTTAGGATTACAAACAATTAATTATCATACTTTAAAAATCATTAATCGAGGGCATAGTTTGGCAGAATATTTAGATGCTATTATGCAGATTAAAGCTTATCCTTTTACTTTATGTACCCATATTATTGTAGATTTACCTTGGGATACAATGGAAGATGTTATTGAAACAGCCAAATGTATGAGTGCATTAAAAAGTGATTATGTTAAATTACATGCGTTGTACATTGTCAAAAATACCGTTTTAGGTGCTGCTTATGAAAAAGGTGAATTAGAACTTATAGATTTAGAAAGCTATAAGGAGAGAGTGATTACATTTCTAAGATATTTATCACCTGATATTGTCGTACAGCGTATTATAGGAAGAGCACCAGAAGAGCATACTTTATATGCTAACTGGAATACCAGTTGGTGGAAAATACATGATGATGTTGTAGCTACTATGGAAAAGCATGGCTATAAGCAAGGCGATCTATGCAATTATTTAAATGGGAAGGCTCTTAAGCGTTTTAACAGTTGTTTAAGTTTATAG
- a CDS encoding aminoacyl-histidine dipeptidase translates to MSDVLKALQPRKVFEYFEVISNIPRGSGNERVISDYMVKFATDLGLEVKQDEAYNIYIKKPATPGYENAPTVILQGHLDMVCEKNKETVHDFEKDGLELYIEGDWIGAKGTTLGADNGIAIAYQMAVLADDTLKHPALECLMTTDEERGMSGVAHLHPEYLSGKVLLNLDTDVEGEFLLSCAGGAKAYLTMVLDKEAASHELVYYRLVLNGLKGGHSGADIHFERANAHILMGRMLYALKSKIDFKLAEIIGGSKDNVITRECEVTIAVKKEQVETLKATAYEMVEVFQKEYSAQEEHICLTLEEVAVPKEVLIDDCLNRLIDILVMLPNGVMGYDQHMKGLVQTSLNLGILQMHSDRIELGSAVRSSVASRKVELLAKLEAFSRAFNLKFEVKGDYPAWQYNEKSRIRECVGELYMKMYGKEPIMTAIHAGLECGFIAEKLPGLDMISFGPNVKHIHSPQEVASISSMARVYEYLVKLLENLVAY, encoded by the coding sequence ATGTCAGACGTTTTAAAAGCATTACAGCCTAGGAAAGTATTTGAGTATTTTGAAGTAATTAGTAACATTCCACGTGGTTCAGGAAATGAAAGAGTCATTAGTGATTATATGGTGAAATTTGCTACTGATCTTGGATTAGAGGTAAAGCAAGATGAAGCTTATAACATCTATATTAAAAAGCCTGCAACCCCAGGTTATGAAAATGCACCAACAGTGATTTTACAGGGACATCTAGATATGGTGTGTGAAAAAAACAAAGAAACGGTACATGATTTTGAAAAAGATGGTCTTGAGCTTTATATAGAAGGGGATTGGATCGGTGCCAAAGGAACAACGTTAGGTGCTGATAATGGTATTGCTATTGCATATCAAATGGCAGTTTTAGCAGACGATACCCTTAAGCATCCTGCACTTGAATGTTTAATGACTACAGATGAAGAACGTGGCATGAGCGGTGTTGCTCATTTACATCCTGAGTACTTATCAGGTAAGGTGCTATTAAATTTAGATACAGATGTAGAAGGTGAATTTTTATTAAGCTGTGCAGGTGGTGCCAAGGCATATCTGACCATGGTTTTAGATAAAGAAGCAGCTAGTCATGAATTAGTGTATTATCGTTTAGTTTTAAATGGTTTAAAAGGTGGGCATTCAGGTGCGGATATTCACTTTGAAAGAGCCAATGCACATATTTTAATGGGGCGTATGCTATATGCTTTAAAAAGTAAAATAGACTTCAAACTAGCTGAAATAATAGGTGGGTCTAAGGATAATGTGATCACTCGTGAATGTGAAGTGACTATAGCCGTTAAAAAAGAACAAGTAGAGACATTGAAAGCTACAGCTTATGAAATGGTAGAGGTATTTCAAAAAGAATACAGTGCCCAAGAGGAACATATTTGCCTTACATTAGAAGAAGTTGCAGTTCCTAAAGAGGTGCTAATAGACGATTGTTTAAATAGACTCATAGATATTCTTGTAATGCTTCCTAATGGCGTTATGGGTTACGATCAACACATGAAAGGGTTAGTTCAAACATCACTTAACTTGGGAATTTTACAAATGCATAGTGACCGCATCGAATTAGGAAGTGCAGTGCGTAGCAGTGTTGCTTCTCGCAAGGTAGAGTTACTTGCAAAATTAGAAGCTTTTAGCCGAGCTTTTAATTTAAAATTTGAAGTAAAAGGTGATTATCCTGCATGGCAATATAATGAAAAATCTCGTATTAGAGAATGTGTAGGTGAACTTTATATGAAGATGTACGGTAAGGAACCTATCATGACAGCTATTCATGCTGGACTTGAATGCGGTTTTATTGCTGAGAAATTACCGGGCCTTGATATGATTTCGTTTGGGCCTAATGTGAAACATATTCACTCACCACAAGAAGTGGCAAGTATTTCTTCTATGGCTCGCGTTTATGAATATCTTGTTAAACTTTTGGAAAACCTAGTAGCGTACTAA